The Chaetodon auriga isolate fChaAug3 chromosome 2, fChaAug3.hap1, whole genome shotgun sequence genome segment TGACACCCCCACTCCTTGAAAtggatccatccatccatccatgtaatgtcagaggtcaaacagaaaataatcaaatgaaatcaagacagaaagagcagaggaggaaagagtcTGGCCAGAGGAGCAACTGGCTGATTCCAGGAGAGCAAAGGCAAGAAGAGGAGGCCGAGTCACATGACGACCTCCCAGCAGGTGAGACTGCTAATGCTAGCTCATGTGGTGTTAACAGAGCTAATACAACTGAGGGGGCTAAGCCTCCTTAAGACCCCTCATGGAGCTGAGAGATCCCCTCCACTGCCAACTTGATGTCTATTGTTTGGCTTACATGTTGGAAACAGCCTGAGTTGAGGTATTGGGATTTTTTTCTAAGCTGAACACAGAGACCTGAAGTTGCTATAAATGTTTCAGAGACACACATTTTTCCCCGTGGCTTTAATAATATGAACTGATGCAACAACGTCATGGCAAAGTTGAGATCATCACAAACAAACTCTGAAGCCTTCTAAACAGTTTTCATAGTAAAGTTCATAAAAGAGCAAACAAGTCAAAGTTCTTCTCTTTGAGGATTCCCAGCTGATAccttcacagaggacattttttttaacacttgtTAATGTCAGCGAACGTCTCCACAGAATATGCTGCAACTTGTTTGTCATTGACTAAAAAGGCTATTTGAAGTGAATTATCTTAACTATCACAGCTAATGAACTCCTAATTGCAGATTCCTTGGATGACAATGATGAGAAACTCTCAGAAGACATCTCTAATAAATCCCTttgatactgtatgtgtgcactgcATGCTGGATGCTACATAACAAGACACCCCAGTGTGTGTGACCTTTACTGATGGAGCCTAATGAGGGTTGAGGAGATGGTTGCTCGTTGTGTGTCCTGCAGCATGACTCCCTTCCTGAATACACCGAggatttctgaaaatgtcaggAGGTCCCAAAAGTCCTTCCTGTGGAAAGTGCAACAAAGTCCTGCTTACAGCACGTTTCCTCAGTCTTGTAGGAAGTTTGGGGTTAAGCTGCTAAACAGAAGTTTTTCTTCTCAACAGAAAAAGTTGGAGGAATCAAAGCACTGAGTGATGTCATGACAAAATATCTGAACAGAGTCAAGTCCAGAGGGATCACCTTCTCGATATTAGTAGGTTGAGAACCTGAGTAGTAAATGACACAATTTCAGCTGTTAAATCAAATCAGATTTTGTTTGGATGTGACCTGTTACAGTGTAACAGAGCCAATGTTGGATTTTTAAcatacactactcacaaaaagttagggatattcggctttcgggtgaaatttcaggatgaacctaaaATGAACTATAACCTTTCCAGGTGAAGTTAATTTGACcttctctaaacttttgaatgcacGTGTCCAGCTGTTCaatgtttcagtgcttttaGCACAACTTGCTGTTCTCTAACAAGGAGCTGAACGGCAAAAttcacagcaggtgtttgatCCATGAATTCACCAATAAATTTCCCGACAATTGATCAACAGTACCTCGCCATTGCgaggcttcaaacaggatgGGCCTCAGGATGCCTCAGAgggaagtggccactgagcttagagtgtcacagagtgtcatcagcaggttgcaacagagatTCAGCGAgactggaagagtcacagaaaggcatagAAGTGGACGCcctttggccacatcccacacCGCTTCATTGTGAACAGTGCCCTGCCGAACCGgatgatgaatgccactcaactccaggcacatttaaggGAGGTGAGAGGTACCCAAGTGTCACGTCAGACCATTGGAAACCGTTTACATCAGCGTGGTCTGCGTGCTAGACGACCTGCAAGGGTACCTGACCACACCGCCAGGCATAGGCATCATCGTCTTGCATGGGCCAGGGAGCATTTATGCTGGACGAGGGACCAgtgggcctcagtgctgttctGTGATGAAAGTCGATCCAcgttgagcagaaatgatggctgCCAACGATGTCGGAGACGTCAAGGAGAGCGCTATGTATCAGTCACTGTTGTTACCAGATgagcctttggtggtggtgttgcagtgtgggcaggtgtgtctagTCAATCAACTGCCCTACACTTGGTGAATGGTACAGTGACAAGCCCATActacctgaataacatcattaatccagtcattgtgcccctgcatgaacaacacaggcctGAGATTCAAAGTTGTAAGTTTGTTTTTGCAATTTTCTACAATTACATTCATACTTGTAAAAgcgcgcacgcgcgcgcacacgcacacacagtacaaaagTTAAAtaagagcagaaacaaaatgatggaaagaaacagaaacaggaacatGTCTGACTgcgaaacaaaacaacaacaacaacaatacttCAACTGCATAATGACACCagcacgcacgcgcacacacacacacacacacacacacacacacacacacacacacacacacacacacacacacacacacacacacacacacacacacacacacagttgttagTCAAACCATATATAAAGTCATCGCTCTGTGGTCTCAGTGCATTAATAAGGTAAGTACTGTGCAGTCGTGGTTTGAAACATGTCAGGAAAGTTAATGAAGCATTGAATTAACAGTGATGTCGTCTGTTTATCACTTCATTCATGCTGCATCGATGGCTTTGAGCTGTACTGCACTGTAAACTGTCTGTAACCGTGTTGGAACCAGGCTGCTCAGTTGTGTATCTTCGGTGTCTACAGAATGCAATGACAATGTTTTACTGGTCTATCTTATTGGTAAaagtttaatgtgtttttctgttgcaggaCATTTTACACCAGAACACAATCTTCAGTCTGCGAGACGAAGCAATAAGAAAATACAAGTTTGGTTCAAAACTCAAACATGAACAACTGGACAAAACACGACATTAAGGCCAAATctgaaaaaatgatttgaatgaAAAACGTGATAATGTTCAAGTGTGTCAAGGACCCTGAATTTCACAACTACATCCAACTAGATTTAAATCACAGCCATGAAAGGATGCAGACAACATGGAGTGAAAGTGATTAAATGAGCACACATCATGTTCTTTTCCTACAGGCTTGATTTAACATGCATTCACTTCCACTTCAAATGACCAAACGCCGATTTTGATCTTTTACGTTGAGGCCCTGATCCTGAACCCGAGGTGAATGTTTCTTTCTCTTACTGCTGGAAAGAAATTAATGTTCACAGCTTTGAACTCACACCACTGTCCAACAGCTGCTTCAGATGTTTCAGCAGGATATCTTAGACTCACTGCCACGTCAGACGGTGCAGGAATGAGAAGTGATGCTCTCATGGAATATAATACTTAGACAAGTGTGCTGTGAAGTTTGTActtttaaacatattttaacaaataacgtttaaaaaaaaaaaaaaaagtataacgCTTCCCTATTTAGAAGACATTCAAATAAAAGTTGTCCTCAGTTGAACAAACAGTGCTTTTTATGACAAAATTGTTTCTAATAATAAAACGTTCAAAATGTATAATAATGGTTTAAATAACATCAAATAGGCGTTTCAGTTCAGGGAATTTCTGGTCTTGAATTTGAGAACCGTCTGTGGTCTTCCACAGTTTGTGGGTCAATAATGCAGTTCCTTCTAATCTTTAATTACTATCAATATTCCCGATcatgttttctcctttgtttgaTCTTCAGCCTTCAAGAGATGAACGTGTCATCGGCCAATGTGACCGTGGTTAAAGAGTATCGAGACTCTTTCACCAAAGCTGTGACCAAGaatgtggttgttgtggttCTCAGCATCTCCATCAACTACATCAATGCAGGCCTCATTCAAACCTTTCGCAAACACCAGGTGAGACATTCCTTTAATTACGCGCAAAGACTAATAAAATATGCTAGATATTCAACAAGATGTCAGTGTTGATTAAATGTATATCTGATGtattaaaaatgctaaatgtatttttttttttattctgtccAAATACTGGTGGTCCTGGTTTACAAGCATTAAAACGATAAACGTTCAATCATATCAGTCATTTAAGGTTCACAGGGAGAATAGCACTTGTGAAACTGACGCGATGTGATCAGTGATGGTGTTTAAACTCCAGAAGCTGTTTCACGCATCATTTTTTAAGGATACAAGCATTCAGCCCATTTACAAACATGCGTTGGTGTTACAGAGGGCAGGTTCTTCTCTTACAAACAACCCCACGAGTACAGACACCGGCTGGCAGAGAGCGTCTGAACCAGACAACAAACAAGTTTCATTTCAGCCAATTATTAAGTTAGAATTAATGCTAGATAATGCTAATGATAAAATGCTACCCAAACATGAATTATTGCTGATAACAGCAAGTACAAATTCTACAGCAAAGCATCCGTTCTTTTCTTCCCACCCTCCAGATCTTCTACACGAATCCTCGGTACATCCTGTTTTTTCACTTGGTGGTCAACGACATGATCCAAGTGACCCTGACCGTCGTCCTGTTCATCATCAGCTACATCCTCTACAAAATAAACGTCTCCATCTGTGGCGCCTTCATCCTCCTCGCTCTTTTCACCACTGAAAACACTCCTCTGAACCTGGCTTGCATGGCGGTGGAGTGCTACATCGCCATCTGCTTCCCCCTTCGCCATGTGCACATCTGTACCATCAAGAGAACTTTAATGCTGATTGGTTTAATCTGGGCGACTAGCATGGTGTCTGTTCTCCCTGATCTCTTCATCACTTTGGCCACACAGCCTCTGGACTTCTTTCAGTCCAGAGTGTTCTGCCTCAGGGAAACCGTCTTCCCAAATCCCCTCATCATCAAGAAGAGAGATATCACCTATATTGTGTATCTGGTTATAGTTTGGTTTGTTATCTTTTATACTTACTTCAGAATTCTGTTCACTGCAAAAACTGCAAGCACAGATGCTAAAAAAGCCAGAAACACAATCCTCCTCCACGGTTTTCAGGTGCTGTTGTGCATGACCATATATGCAGAACCACTGCTAAAATCTGCTCTCCAGCAATGGTTTCCTAAGAATTTCTCAGACTCCCTGTTCGCTTGTTACATTATTGTACAGATCCTGCCACGATCCATCAGTCCCATCATTTATGGCATACGAGACAAGACGTTCAGGAGATACCTGAAAAGGTATCTGTTCTGTAAAGTGAGCCTGCAGTCAACAGCAGGTCATGGATTATAATACGGAGTTTTCCAAAACTTTCCAAAGCTTTCCATGTAGTCAGATCTTAAGACTGAGCCACAGATTCCTTTACTCTGTTCAGATGTTCACAACTTCACAAACTGACTTTGTTCATCCTTCTTTTGTTTTAGGGCTGTGATCAAAGCTCCATACTTCTTTGGTACAGACCCAAATGTGTTTTACCGATGACACTGGATGCTTGTTCATGTTCTTAATCTCTCTTACTCATTCTTATTGAAACAGATtcttgtttcagtcattttatttcactgaCAGTGTCCACATGTTTTTTATGGTAGTTCAATGTTTGTCCTGCTGAACATTTATATTTCTTTCTGCACTCAAAACTATGTTTAATGAGTTCAGTAAAATAAGTTAACTCAGACTTTGTGCTGTCGTTCAGCATCAGATCAGAACTTTTCAAACAACACAGAATTAAAACATCAACCCACCTCAACAGAGATGTGAAAGTTCTTTAGTCGCTCCGTGTTCTTGTCATATGTTCAAATAATGCTTTCAGTTGACTGTGCACTGAACCTTTTGTATTTCTAAATCAAGTCATTAAACTTTCTAATTTGATCATTAAAACTCAATCACAAAAGGTGTCCATGTGTGGATTTTTAAACAAGTCAAATGTTTCTGGACACTGAAGAATATGATTTTTagtttactttttaaaaatgtacatttgtgcttgtaaaaagaaaaaaaagacaaaaattcatACATTACAATCTATTCGCATGTGCGCGCATGCGcgcgcatgcgcacacacacacacgcacgcacgaacacacacacacacaccatcaaaaCATGCTTATGCAAATTAGTGAATTGTGGGCCGTTGGTCACCACACGACACATAAAGTCTGAGATTCTCTGGAGCCAAACTGTTGGTGACTTGGACTAAATGCGTGAACTCAGGTAAGTACCACCTGCTGGGAAGTAAGTGATACCTTCTTCCTCCGCTTTGACTTTGACTCAGCGATGGTAGAAACTCAATTCAAATCTTTTTTTACCTGCTAACCTTTTagattttccttttcctgaTACGCAGAGCATCGTTCAACATCTGTTCAATGTAAGAAACTTGTTCTAAAGTGAAACTTGGGCAGAAAGACACGACTTTTAGGCTGATCATACAACAATATTGATAACAAAAGAGATATTGTATTGAGGATGTTTAAAAAACATCTTACTTTTGAATTTGTGCTCAGTTTTAACACGAAGATTCTCTGAGAATCTGGAAAGTGAACAGACTTGAAAGTTACtgactatgtttacatgcagtcaaaaaccctttcataaccggaatatcagcaataacccggttgcgcacggccatgtaaacaccttgaatAACCGGAATATGTTCATATTCCGGCttttaaaaacccgaatatgacccctgggttactccttcTCTAACCCGAATATCCCCATCAaacggaacattaatttgtgttctgcgcatgttctattcACAAGGAATCTTGGTCTATTGAGTGCAGcaactacttgttgaaaacatggcgaaACGGAGGACATCACACttttggagcgaggaggagacaagtcacctcgtaagtgtggtgaaagacatgaatatcatgtcttttgtagacaGTAGAAAGTACCGCGATAGCAagatatacaagaaggtgagcAAAAAGTTACGCAAAGTAGGGTTTGTACAAACGCCAGACCAGATCAAGCACGTCATGACGCAATGCGTGTCATGACGTGCTTGACACGTTGTCCATGCGTCGCCgttttgatcgggatatcccaattgattacaattaccatgtatacaggaataaccctgtttgctcacgcatgtaaacaggttattccgaatgtttcagaaacccgaatattgaccataacccgaatattgactgcataTAAAACAGTCAGTGAATGAGAAAACCTGTTGTTGCCTCTTTAATTTATGATTTTAACACAGTCAAATTAATTACAAGACTGGTGTactgattttgctgttttctaaGCTGATGCTCTGATCTTCTGGCTGAGGTCAGGATTCTTTCTTCACTTGCTGTAACTGAGAGGCCTTTTGCAGGATTATCGATAAAAGCTTTTCGCTCACAGCACCGGTTCAGTTATCGAGTTCCTTCAAACAATCTGGAAAAACTATTctaaatattatccaccataACAGTTATATACCAGATGTACAAGTctattctctcttttctcctcgaGCTGCTCCACTGGAGGAGGGTTAAAGGCCTTGCTTGAGGGCACCTCAGTGGTGGGAATGAGGAAGGGGCTCGCATcgcttttttcattttcccatcCAGATTCATTCTGCTCATGTCTCTGACCTTTCAGCCACCACTGCCCAGCTGCCCCTGTTGACGTTAAATTATGAAGCACAAATGAATgatgagcagaaaaacaagttttcagGGGCTCTGAGAACTAGATGGAAATCCAATCATGGATTCATTACCcatcctgtctttgtctgtctccctgtcctTACTGTAGGTAAAAGTATGATATGTAGATGAATAAATTGATCACTGCTGGTTAAAACACTAACTCACCTGTTAGTGCTGATAGAATTTAATAATGTAAAGCTGATTGAGAAATATGAGGATGCTACAGGTTCTCATGTTGTGAACGAGCCTTTCATGATGCCATCACCTGAtacaatgaacctgtttacctgtggaacgtgAAAAAACAGGTGTTgttggagcgttccacaacttccccagtcttttgttgctcctgttccaacgtgtttgaaacatgttgctgaatcggattcagaataagcagcaaaaatcactgaagtgatgaggtcaaacattaaatatattgtctttgtgctgttttcagttgagttcatgtcagaaaggatttgcaaatgatcacattctgttttatttgttttacacagcgtccaaacttttcAGGAATCGGGTTTCACTTTTAATAGTATTCTACACTGTgattttacttaagtacaagatctgagtacttcttccaccactgattatCAAATGGTACCAATACACATGGTTTAACTGTAGAAGAACATTTTGTCTTAAGTATTCAAAGCTCTGAGTGTTCTACTACTATAGTTATAATTCTAATCTGAAAAAGTAGCTCAACCAGCAGAGGGCCGAGATTTTGCAACTCATAAGAATTGGAATGATAATTAATTACAATGTATTTTGATGATGTTCTGCTGTCATTTCCTCTGACACAAATCCACCGTTGTGAATTAATTTTGCTGGTCTTTAAATCTGACGGTCCATCTAAAAACATTAGATGTGTTACTCGACTTTCGTTTGCTCAAAATGTTTCTGATCTTCAGAAAGTTTCCCACAAAAGGTGTTGTAAGAAGGGGTCGTCTTAAAAGTCAGTGATGTCTTT includes the following:
- the LOC143330025 gene encoding odorant receptor 131-2-like → MNVSSANVTVVKEYRDSFTKAVTKNVVVVVLSISINYINAGLIQTFRKHQIFYTNPRYILFFHLVVNDMIQVTLTVVLFIISYILYKINVSICGAFILLALFTTENTPLNLACMAVECYIAICFPLRHVHICTIKRTLMLIGLIWATSMVSVLPDLFITLATQPLDFFQSRVFCLRETVFPNPLIIKKRDITYIVYLVIVWFVIFYTYFRILFTAKTASTDAKKARNTILLHGFQVLLCMTIYAEPLLKSALQQWFPKNFSDSLFACYIIVQILPRSISPIIYGIRDKTFRRYLKRYLFCKVSLQSTAGHGL